A genome region from Scomber japonicus isolate fScoJap1 chromosome 15, fScoJap1.pri, whole genome shotgun sequence includes the following:
- the phactr4a gene encoding phosphatase and actin regulator 4A, whose amino-acid sequence MENPDDEVDLQHSTTPGEDGNSGGGTPPTKRKGKFSKMGRIFKPWKWRKKKPSEKFAETSIALERKISVRKSRQELIARGVLKEIPENESNDVNHSKAPVKNGHPVPMDVDKVSEVGVRVTRGESDNKSNTLRLAQGDERRNRAPSDASRSNRAPLDVDSHARLAVDADRRSRLPSDVDKRGSLPRGPSQDDRYRRDEREDRGRRDREDTERRENREREGGGGADRREDRDFRERRDWRDDREKRDERTERDNRERRDRDERERRDRDERERRDRDERERRDRDERERRDRDERERRDRDERERRDRDEREKREREDRERRDDRDRREDRDRRPERERRENRDDREREDRERKDPRAERDDRDRREDRDRRDDRERREDRDKREDRDKREDWSKRNERPRREEREKDRREKPEPLRTAEESRPPVRPGPDVDPRPPLQKSSSEDNKKPRPASEADRRTTLPRYNPAAEFRERSESAAAGVRFAPDPHPTPDSQPDPPPARQALLPPKFLLASSTDPAASSSSSSSSSSSSSSSSSAAPIAVARPLRTVSLITDDPPRPSSTITTTSSSSGDSSAPPPVPPHGKTPPVPPPKPTNRNSNPALLAELSQSGSGIIVVPAPAKRSPPTPPKRMTPVTKRHSMDPTPPSQTPESSSTTTATDPAPTSAPLPPAAPKGDNSEDAAAVQQQQPSTDSLAPPPLPSHIPPSPPRVQSLPPPSITTTTSSDPPSPTTEPPSQPPAIPLHILIQRALASPGPAQPSPDGSQRAHSLLFESPPDFLTELGGNTRNSLPITIEPLRLPEDDDFDMEEELRKIQPQRFPRHHDLGPRSRRGLVGDPNVCVIPEGGGPGDSEEEEEEEEESDSDGPILYRDDEEDEEDEEGPPSGLASRVKRKDTLALKLERQEREDRDAQESQDSMSWQNREQWEAVRNKIGTALTRRLSQRPTAEELEQRNILQAKNEADRRMERSEIKRRLTRKLSQRPTVAELQARKILRFHEYVESTHAHDYDRRADKPWTKLTPADKAAIRKELNEFKSSEMEVHEESRIYTRFHRP is encoded by the exons ATGGAAAATCCTG ACGATGAGGTGGACCTGCAACACAGCACGACACCGGGCGAAGACGGAAACTCGGGCGGGGGAACGCCTCCGACCAAACGCAAAGGCAAATTCTCCAAAATGGGAAGAATCTTTAAGCCCtggaaatggaggaagaagaagccgAGCGAGAAGTTTGCTGAAACGTCTATAG ctttggaAAGAAAGATTTCAGTTCGAAAAAGTCGCCAAGAGCTGATAGCAAGAGGTGTTCTAAAGGAAATCCCAGAGAACG AGAGCAACGATGTGAACCACTCTAAAGCACCGGTGAAGAATGGCCACCCTGTGCCCATGGACGTGGACAAGGTGTCTGAAGTTGGAGTTCGGGTGACCCGAGGGGAGTCGGACAACAAGTCCAACACCCTGAGGCTGGCACAGGGAGACGAACGCCGAAACAGAGCGCCGTCCGACGCCTCGCGGAGCAACCGGGCGCCTCTGGACGTGGACTCTCACGCTCGGCTCGCCGTGGACGCAGACAGGAGAAGCCGCCTGCCGTCAGACGTGGATAAGAGAGGGTCTTTACCCAGAGGACCCTCGCAAGACGACAGATACCGCAGAGacgagagggaggacagagggaggagggacagggaggacacagaaagaagggaaaacagggagagagaaggaggaggaggggcggaCCGGAGGGAAGACAGAGACTTCAGGGAAAGGCGAGATTGGAGAGACgatagagagaagagagacgAGAGGACGGAGAGAGACAACAGGGAAAGGAGGGATCGGGACGAGAGGGAGCGAAGAGATAGggatgagagagaaaggagggatcGGGAcgagagggaaaggagggatcGGGACGAGCGAGAAAGGAGGGATCGGGACGAGCGGGAAAGGAGGGATCGGGacgagagagaaaggagggatcGGGAcgagagggaaaagagggagcgCGAAGAtagagaaaggagggatgacCGGGACAGACGAGAAGATAGGGATCGACGGCCcgagagggaaaggagagagaaccGAGacgacagagaaagagaagaccGGGAGAGGAAAGACCCTCGAGCGGAGAGAGAcgacagagacagaagagaggacagggaCAGACGagatgacagagagaggagggaggacagggaCAAGCGGGAGGACAGGGACAAGCGGGAGGACTGGTCCAAGAGGAACGAAAGACCTCGACGAGAGGAGCGggagaaagacaggagggaaaagCCGGAGCCTCTTCGCACCGCGGAAGAATCCCGACCCCCCGTCAGACCCGGACCTGACGTGGACCCTAGACCTCCTCTACAGAAGAGCTCCTCAGAGGACAACAAGAAGCCTCGTCCCGCCTCCGAGGCTGACCGAAGGACCACCTTACCCAGATACAACCCGGCTGCTGAGTTCAGAGAACGTTCAG AGTCTGCAGCCGCCGGCGTCCGCTTCGCCCCCGACCCCCACCCGACACCAGACTCCCAGCCAGATCCTCCCCCGGCCAGACAAGCCCTGCTTCCCCCGAAATTCCTCTTAGCTTCCTCCACAGATCCCGCcgcctcctcttcatcctcctcctcttcatcctcctcctcttcatcctcctcctccgccgcTCCTATAGCCGTGGCAAGGCCGCTAAGGACTGTCTCCCTAATAACAGACGACCCACCTCGACCCTCCTCCACCATCAcaaccacctcctcctcctcgggcgACTCTAGTGCACCGCCCCCCGTCCCTCCCCACGGCAAGACGCCTCCCGTCCCCCCACCCAAACCCACCAACCGCAACAGCAACCCCGCACTGCTag CTGAGCTTTCACAGTCTGGCAGCGGCATCATCGTGGTGCCAGCGCCCGCTAAACGATCTCCACCAACCCCACCCAAGAGGATGACCCCTGTCACCAAGCGCCATTCCATGGATCCTACTCCTCCCAGCCAGACCCCGGagtcctcctccaccaccaccgctACCGATCCGGCCCCCACCTCTGCaccactgccccctgctgccccTAAAGGAGACAACAGCGAGGACGCAGCAgcagtccagcagcagcagccctccACTGACTCTCTGGCACCACCACCCCTGCCCTCCCACATACCCCCGTCTCCTCCAAGAGTTCAGTCGCTCCCTCCGCCAagcatcaccaccaccacctcctccgaCCCCCCAAGCCCCACCACCGAGCCTCCCAGCCAGCCTCCGGCCATTCCTCTTCACATCCTCATCCAGAGAGCGCTGGCCAGCCCCGGCCCCGCTCAGCCCAGCCCCGACGGCTCCCAGAGGGCCCACTCGCTGCTGTTTGAGTCCCCTCCAGATTTCCTCACAGAGTTGGGGGGCAACACGCGGAACTCTCTGCCAATCACCATCGAACCTCTCAGGCT GCCAGAAGACGACGACTTCGACATGGAGGAGGAGCTGCGGAAGATTCAACCTCAGAGATTCCCCCGCCATCACGATCTGGGGCCCCGCAGCCGCAGGGGTTTGGTGGGAGACCCCAACGTCTGCGTCATCCCAGAAGGCGGAGGCCCAGGAGacagcgaggaggaggaagaggaggaggaggagtctgACTCTGACGGCCCCATCCTGTACAGAGACgacgaggaggacgaggaggacgaggaaggCCCTCCGA GCGGGCTGGCGAGCCGCGTCAAGAGGAAGGACACGTTAGCCCTGAAGCTGGAGAGACAGGAGCGGGAGGACAGGGACGCTCAGGAGAGCCAGGACAGCATGAGCTGGCAAAACAGAGAGCAGTGGGAGGCGGTGAGGAACAAGATCGGCACTGCGCTGACACG GCGGTTGAGTCAGAGGCCGACAGCGGAGGAGCTGGAGCAGAGGAACATCCTTCAAG